In Raphanus sativus cultivar WK10039 chromosome 5, ASM80110v3, whole genome shotgun sequence, the following proteins share a genomic window:
- the LOC108861004 gene encoding CRIB domain-containing protein RIC5-like: MQIGQPTDVKHVAHIGWEGPSSTTPSWMNDYKSPEDEAKGSSNKKPASSGERQKNKGRRKSSASTNSPAESPARPRRSTGKQREKDTGSGLDIPQQNDQSVVQKSSRQKKSKGTTAARGGGGEPPLPVAPVESKETDISVRAVYPRVGIESST, translated from the exons ATGCAAATTGGACAACCAACCGATGTCAAACATGTTGCTCATATAGGATGGGAAGGTCCTTCTTCTACGACCCCAAGCTgg ATGAATGACTATAAGTCTCCCGAGGATGAGGCAAAAGGAAGTTCCAACAAGAAACCTGCGAGTTCAGGGGAGAGGCAAAAGAACAAGGGGAGGCGTAAATCATCTGCAAGCACAAACTCACCTGCAGAGTCTCCAGCAAGGCCAAGGCGCAGCACGGGTAAACAGAGAGAGAAGGACACAGGTTCAGGGTTAGACATACCTCAACAGAATGATCAGTCTGTGGTACAGAAAAGCTCGAGGCAGAAAAAATCAAAAGGAACAACGGCAGCAAGAGGAGGAGGCGGTGAACCTCCTCTGCCTGTTGCACCTGTAGAATCAAAGGAAACAGATATATCCGTGCGTGCGGTCTATCCTCGTGTGGGTATAGAGAGTTCTACATGA
- the LOC108861745 gene encoding zinc finger protein GIS3 yields the protein MNSRNKQIDSGSGDNRRMYECDICMRGFTNPQALGGHRNIHRKERERNLSSSSSSSSHSFPFSISSSRNYTNPNYNNPPPYFPTNESYHHQTFQPPINPSYNAQRFGTAPSSGGGNYSQGEFLGLDLSLRLGSVNVGNECHRGLPDAGDSKPDQDDDLDLDLRLGGHHHH from the coding sequence atgaacaGCCGGAACAAACAGATTGACTCCGGCTCCGGAGATAACCGCCGGATGTACGAGTGTGACATCTGCATGAGAGGCTTCACGAATCCTCAAGCCCTCGGTGGTCACAGAAACATCCACCGTAAGGAACGTGAAAGAAacctctcctcctcctcatcttcttcttctcactcaTTTCCATTTTCTATTTCATCCTCCCGAAACTACACAAACCCTAACTACAACAACCCACCTCCATATTTTCCAACCAATGAGTCATACCATCATCAAACGTTTCAGCCACCAATAAACCCTAGCTACAACGCACAACGCTTTGGGACAGCACCATCATCTGGAGGAGGAAACTATTCTCAAGGGGAGTTTCTTGGTCTCGATTTGAGCTTACGGCTCGGATCCGTCAACGTCGGTAACGAGTGTCACCGGGGCCTACCGGATGCTGGAGATTCTAAGCCTGATCAAGATGATGATCTTGATCTTGATCTTCGACTTGGAGGTCATCATCACCACTAA
- the LOC130512444 gene encoding G-type lectin S-receptor-like serine/threonine-protein kinase CES101 produces the protein MWAHGTLLTFFTLSLLLGESCCQTDTLLQGHYLKDGQELVSAFNIFKLKFFNFKNSTDLYLGVWYNNLYLNDIQDRPVWIANRDNPIPRRPGSLTVDSLGRLKILRGSSSLLNLSSTETTGNTTLKLLDSGNLQLQEMGSGGSTRVLWQSFDYPTDTLLPGMKLGFNVKTKKRWELRSGLSDTLPASGSFVFGMDANISNLLTILWRGKRYWASGLWFKGRFSLEAFNNYESVFSFTSTESERYFMFSVDSETVFPTITIDQHGVLHINRLDRELAHVRCSPFTLSKEVSSRDRYRQGYSDGYRKEYRDWYEKENEDRYRDQYEREYPDQYGEKPRGWYEKNSSDCYGNSSRDCLQAGCTVPDMAHGLLNCNPFRSTYFEQRGPASLGNGTVLNETGGRGLSSADCHVICLQNCSCVAYASTNVDGTGCEIWTDPCKMWYTDPANTRSSSSPTSRTIYIREQGPTCMQRDSENYFPGLGGDRKNGNPVVWLIVGASLFLTILVTVFIIYLVLRKYKLKVTDIFRKTFYFLRGKIIQLSKAAFYFSRKKIIQPSKAAFSYLWRKIIQPMNGFIGRRLLTLRYGSAVDRELLLRELGIDRRGRHRRSARKNNNELNIFSFESVALATDYFSDENLLGEGGFGPVYKGMLISGEEVAIKRLSMASGQGLVEFKNEAMLIAKLQHTNLVQLLGCCIEKDEKMLIYEYMPNKGLDYFLFDPLRKNVLDWRLRFRIMEGIIQGLLYLHKYSRLKVIHRDIKASNILLDEDMNPKISDFGMARIFGAQESKANTRRVAGTFGYMSPEYFREGLFSAKSDVFSFGVLMLEIICGRKNNSFHHESDGPLNLIVHVWNLFKENRVGEVIDSSLGDSALENPQVLRCFQVALLCVQEKPEDRPSMLDVVSMIYGDGNNALSLPKEPAFYDGPRRSSPDTEVAQHESDNASVNRVTITVMEAR, from the exons ATGTGGGCACATGGCACCTTGCTCACTTTTTTtacactctctctcttgttaGGAGAATCATGCTGTCAGACAGATACTCTGCTTCAGGGGCACTACTTGAAAGACGGGCAAGAGCTGGTTTCGGCTTTCAATATCTTCAAGCTCAAGTTCTTCAACTTCAAGAACTCGACGGACTTGTATCTTGGTGTTTGGTACAACAATTTGTATCTGAATGATATCCAGGACAGGCCTGTCTGGATTGCTAACCGTGACAATCCGATTCCAAGACGCCCTGGGAGCCTCACGGTTGACTCTCTTGGTAGATTGAAGATTTTAAGAGGATCATCAAGCCTGCTTAACTTAAGTTCTACGGAAACCACTGGAAACACAACCCTTAAATTGTTGGATTCTGGAAATCTCCAGCTCCAGGAGATGGGTTCTGGTGGATCAACGAGGGTTTTGTGGCAGAGCTTTGATTATCCGACTGATACTCTTCTCCCTGGGATGAAACTCGGTTTCAATGTCAAGACCAAGAAGAGATGGGAGCTGAGATCAGGGCTTAGTGATACTTTACCTGCTTCTGGATCTTTTGTCTTTGGGATGGATGCCAACATATCAAACCTATTGACCATCTTGTGGCGTGGAAAAAGGTATTGGGCAAGTGGCCTCTGGTTTAAAGGTCGTTTTTCCTTGGAGGCGTTTAACAACTATGAATCCGTCTTCTCTTTTACCTCAACAGAGAGTGAACGCTACTTCATGTTTTCAGTTGATTCTGAAACAGTGTTTCCCACGATAACGATAGACCAACATGGAGTTCTGCATATAAACAGGCTTGACAGAGAGCTAGCACATGTCCGTTGCTCTCCTTTCACTTTGAGTAAAGAGGTCAGTTCCAGGGATCGGTATAGGCAAGGGTACAGCGATGGGTATAGGAAAGAGTACAGGGATTGGTATGAGAAAGAGAACGAGGATCGGTATAGGGATCAGTATGAGAGAGAGTACCCTGATCAGTATGGGGAAAAACCCAGAGGTTGGTATGAAAAAAACTCCAGCGATTGTTATGGAAACAGTTCCAGGGATTGTTTGCAGGCTGGTTGCACAGTTCCTGACATGGCACATGGGTTACTGAACTGCAATCCCTTTCGTTCTACCTATTTCGAACAGAGAGGACCAGCTTCACTAGGAAATGGAACCGTGCTTAATGAGACTGGTGGAAGAGGACTTAGTTCAGCTGATTGCCATGTTATATGTCTGCAAAACTGTTCTTGTGTTGCCTATGCCTCAACCAATGTGGATGGTACAGGCTGCGAGATATGGACTGACCCTTGCAAGATGTGGTATACTGATCCTGCCAACACCAGGTCGTCTTCTTCTCCTACTTCCAGAACTATATATATTCGTGAACAAGGTCCGACATGTATGCAAAGAGATTCGGAAAATTATTTTCCGGGCTTGGGGGGAGACAGAAAGAATGGAAATCCAGTAGTTTGGCTAATTGTTGGGGCATCTCTGTTTCTAACCATACTTGTGACTGTCTTCATCATCTATCTTGTTCTgagaaaatataaactaaaag TAACTGATATATTCCGCAAAACATTCTACTTTTTACGTGGGAAAATCATTCAACTAAGCAAGGCCGCTTTTTACTTTTCAAGGAAGAAAATCATTCAACCAAGTAAGGCGGCGTTTAGCTATCTATGGAGAAAAATCATTCAACCAA tgaATGGTTTCATTGGGAGGAGGCTTCTAACACTGAGGTATGGTTCAGCGGTAGACCGCGAATTGTTACTGCGTGAACTGGGAATTGATAGGAGAGGCAGACACAGGAGAAGTGCAAGGAAGAATAATAatgaacttaatatttttagcTTTGAGAGTGTAGCCTTGGCAACAGATTACTTCTCTGATGAGAACTTGCTCGGTGAAGGAGGTTTTGGTCCTGTCTATAAG GGGATGTTGATAAGCGGGGAAGAAGTGGCTATCAAGAGACTATCAATGGCATCAGGGCAAGGACTAGTGGAGTTCAAGAACGAGGCCATGCTTATTGCAAAACTTCAACACACGAATCTCGTTCAGTTGCTAGGATGTTGCATTGAGAAGGATGAGAAAATGTTGATTTACGAATACATGCCCAACAAGGGCCTTGATTACTTCTTGTTTG ATCCATTGAGGAAAAATGTTCTGGACTGGAGGCTGCGGTTTAGGATCATGGAAGGGATCATTCAAGGGCTTTTGTACCTTCACAAGTACTCGAGATTGAAAGTAATACACAGAGACATCAAAGCCAGTAACATTTTGCTGGACGAGGATATGAATCCCAAGATATCGGATTTTGGGATGGCTCGGATATTTGGAGCCCAAGAATCCAAAGCCAACACCAGAAGAGTTGCTGGAACATT tggcTATATGTCTCCTGAGTACTTCAGAGAAGGGCTATTCTCGGCTAAGTCAGATGTGTTCAGCTTTGGGGTTCTGATGCTTGAAATTATTTGTGGAAGGAAGAACAATAGCTTCCACCATGAATCAGATGGACCTCTCAATCTCATAGTTCAT GTTTGGAATCTGTTTAAAGAGAACCGAGTTGGCGAGGTGATAGATTCTTCTTTGGGAGATTCTGCACTTGAGAACCCTCAAGTGTTGAGATGCTTTCAAGTTGCTCTCTTGTGTGTACAGGAAAAGCCAGAAGACAGACCAAGTATGTTAGATGTTGTGTCCATGATATACGGCGACGGAAACAATGCTCTTTCTTTGCCTAAAGAGCCGGCTTTCTATGATGGTCCCCGGAGAAGCTCGCCAGATACAGAAGTTGCGCAACATGAGTCGGATAATGCATCAGTAAATAGAGTTACCATCACGGTGATGGAAGCAAGGTGA
- the LOC108857593 gene encoding transcription factor MYB15-like → MPFDKCSINTQNHKAVIHKHLITGVSLDRTHNTKLQTFHIFTSNTHHRKMGRAPCCEKMGLKRGPWTPEEDQILISFIHKHGHSNWRALPKQAGLLRCGKSCRLRWMNYLKPDIKRGNFTKEEEDAIISLHQILGNRWSAIAAKLPGRTDNEIKNVWHTHLKKRLEDYQPANPKSSNKKKGTKPKYQSVPTLGNSSNPSSESLFLASPSTSDEVSSVTLMSLEGHNNEAKMDNKLGDISIPDQDCSSFENFGADIDESFWNEALYSQDEHNYALNLEVTGFDDETQQEFQQLGSVGNEMVFDSEMDFWFDVFARTGGEQEQLDGL, encoded by the exons ATGCCTTTTGACAAATGCAGTATAAATACTCAAAACCATAAGGCAGTAATTCATAAGCATTTGATCACCGGAGTCTCTCTCGATCGTACTCACAATACAAAACTTCAAACATTTCACATTTTCACCAGCAATACACATCACCGGAAGATGGGAAGAGCGCCATGCTGCGAGAAGATGGGGTTAAAGAGAGGTCCATGGACGCCTGAAGAAGATCAAATATTGATCTCTTTTATCCACAAACATGGCCATAGTAACTGGCGAGCCCTCCCTAAGCAAGCTG GTCTTTTGAGATGTGGAAAAAGCTGTAGACTTAGGTGGATGAACTATTTAAAACCTGATATAAAAAGAGGAAATTTCACCAAAGAAGAGGAGGATGCTATCATTAGCTTGCACCAAATCCTTGGCAATAG ATGGTCAGCTATTGCAGCAAAATTGCCAGGAAGAACGGATAATGAGATCAAGAACGTATGGCACACTCACTTGAAGAAAAGACTCGAAGATTACCAACCCGCTAATCCTAAGAGCAGCAATAAGAAGAAAGGTACTAAACCTAAATATCAATCGGTACCGACACTTGGAAATTCATCAAACCCTTCTTCTGAAAGCTTGTTCTTGGCATCACCTTCGACAAGTGACGAGGTTTCTTCGGTGACACTCATGAGCCTCGAAGGCCATAACAACGAGGCTAAGATGGATAATAAATTGGGAGACATCAGTATTCCTGACCAAGATTGTTCTTCTTTCGAAAATTTTGGAGCAGATATCGACGAGAGCTTCTGGAACGAGGCGCTATATAGCCAAGATGAACATAATTACGCACTGAATCTTGAAGTGACTGGTTTTGATGATGAGACACAACAAGAGTTTCAGCAGTTAGGCTCTGTTGGAAATGAGATGGTTTTCGACAGTGAGATGGACTTCTGGTTCGATGTATTCGCGAGAACTGGAGGGGAGCAAGAACAATTAGATGGgctataa
- the LOC108859319 gene encoding 60S ribosomal protein L36a: MVNIPKTKKTYCKNKECKKHTLHKVTQYKKGKDSLAAQGKRRYDRKQSGYGGQTKPVFHKKAKTTKKIVLRLQCQTCKHFSQHSIKRCKHFEIGGDKKGKGTSLF, encoded by the exons ATG GTGAACATTCCAAAGACAAAAAAGACATACTGCAAGAACAAGGAATGCAAGAAGCATACATTGCACAAGGTGACCCAATACAAGAAAGGTAAAGACAGTCTCGCTGCTCAGGGAAAGCGTCGTTATGACCGTAAGCAATCTGGTTACGGTGGTCAGACTAAGCCTGTCTTCCACAAGAAG GCTAAGACCACGAAGAAGATTGTCTTGAGGCTTCAGTGCCAAACCTGCAAACACTTTTCTCAGCACTCGATCAAG AGGTGCAAGCATTTTGAGATCGGTGGAGACAAGAAGGGGAAGGGAACATCTCTTTTCTAA
- the LOC108857783 gene encoding uncharacterized protein LOC108857783: protein MSQNHHHAHTVQTTGASRKRKDTTESGLDIDPRATPAASNWVLAGYMAHEFLTCGTMLGRKLYPGWAEVGPLDTPSPQQQHREVKKKKTDQSYSDVSSVFKTDGIHIPGVVNPTQLAKWIQM from the coding sequence ATGAGTCAAAACCACCACCACGCGCACACAGTTCAAACGACGGGCGCGTCGAGGAAACGCAAGGACACGACGGAGAGTGGTTTGGATATTGATCCAAGAGCCACTCCGGCTGCATCGAACTGGGTCTTGGCCGGCTACATGGCTCACGAGTTCCTCACGTGCGGGACTATGTTGGGCCGGAAGCTATATCCTGGATGGGCTGAAGTTGGGCCGTTGGACACGCCGTCGCCCCAACAACAACACAgggaagtgaagaagaagaagactgacCAGAGCTACTCTGACGTCTCGAGTGTGTTCAAGACAGATGGGATCCATATTCCTGGTGTGGTTAACCCGACCCAGCTTGCTAAATGGATTCAGATGTaa
- the LOC108858842 gene encoding putative F-box protein At3g23260: protein MQLTNLPSDLIENILSKVPDTPLARFRTTSKRWNVMLSSESFIKKHSANAPKGESLCITLIHSRVHLVRINLHDPSVKVATHPFYLKDPLSSSSQVDIRDVFHCDGLLLCTTKDKRLVVWDPYSGETKWIKPRDSDRYKKSDYFALGFDKKSSCKQYKILRVDRQYTIPIKNFYEVYDFTSDSWRVLGTATDWYIPDYRRGISMKGNTYWLAKRMVKPETEFILSFDFSEETFQSLPLPHPFLGLTALSVVKEEQLCLLGFQLFLMGEDACSSELQVWETTSTGSWNKSLAVVGLDGYRDMFNDMISRGISFLADEQKKVVICLNRENNLNILRENKHILHEHLGGGSKCVSSPAVLMNFPPSLARIQQGTFLKGRKRKAESM from the coding sequence ATGCAGTTGACAAACCTTCCGAGTGATTTGATAGAGAACATACTCTCCAAGGTTCCGGATACACCTTTGGCACGATTCCGAACAACATCAAAACGTTGGAACGTTATGTTGAGTTCTGAGAGCTTTATTAAGAAACATTCTGCGAATGCACCGAAGGGGGAGTCTCTGTGTATCACGTTGATTCACTCTAGGGTTCACTTAGTAAGGATCAATCTCCATGATCCATCTGTTAAGGTTGCAACTCATCCATTCTACCTTAAAGATCCACTTTCCAGTTCTTCACAAGTCGATATACGTGATGTTTTTCACTGCGACGGCTTATTGCTATGCACCACAAAAGACAAGAGACTCGTGGTTTGGGATCCGTATTCAGGTGAAACCAAGTGGATAAAACCCAGAGACAGTGACAGATACAAGAAGAGCGACTACTTTGCTCTTGGTTTCGACAAAAAATCCTCATGCAAGCAATATAAAATCTTGAGGGTGGATCGTCAATATACAATaccaataaaaaatttctaCGAGGTCTACGACTTCACCTCTGATTCCTGGAGAGTTCTTGGTACGGCTACTGATTGGTATATACCAGATTATCGTCGTGGCATATCTATGAAGGGAAATACATATTGGCTTGCTAAGCGAATGGTGAAGCCAGAGACTGAATTCATACTAAGTTTCGATTTTTCAGAAGAGACGTTTCAGAGtctgcctcttcctcatccTTTTCTAGGACTTACAGCTTTATCAGTGGTTAAAGAAGAGCAACTTTGTCTGTTAggttttcaactttttttaatGGGTGAGGATGCATGTTCATCAGAACTACAAGTATGGGAGACAACTAGTACTGGATCATGGAATAAGTCTCTAGCAGTTGTAGGCCTTGATGGATATAGAGATATGTTTAACGATATGATTTCTAGAGGGATAAGTTTCTTGGCAGACGAGCAGAAAAAGGTTGTAATATGTTTGAACCGCGAAAACAACTTAAATATTCTGCGagaaaacaaacacatattGCATGAACATCTTGGTGGCGGTTCTAAATGCGTATCATCTCCCGCAGTTCTTATGAATTTTCCTCCGAGTTTGGCTCGAATTCAACAAGGCACATTTCTTAAGGGACGCAAAAGGAAAGCGGAAAGCATGTGA
- the LOC108861743 gene encoding probable methyltransferase PMT1, whose translation MRGRSEGGNKKKPVIVLVCVAALLLVFVYLFFGSSTHAIEYGRKLGLSTVDSDDATKKGDTSTSFYVDDDDPNGFTPRSFPVCDDRHSELIPCLDRNLIYQMRLKLDLSLMEHYERHCPPPERRFNCLIPPPPGYKVPIKWPKSRDEVWKVNIPHTHLAHEKSDQNWMVVKGDKINFPGGGTHFHYGADKYIASMANMLNFPNNVLNNGGRLRTFLDVGCGVASFGGYLLASDIITMSLAPNDVHQNQIQFALERGIPAYLGVLGTKRLPYPSRSFELAHCSRCRIDWLQRDGILLLELDRVLRPGGYFAYSSPEAYAQDEEDLRIWREMSALVGRMCWTIAAKRNQTVIWQKPMTNDCYQEREPGTQPPLCNSDSDPDAVYGVNMEACITQYSEHDHKTKGSGLSPWPARLTSPPPRLADFGYSTDMFEKDTETWKHRVDAYWDLLSPAIQSDTVRNIMDMKASMGSFAAALNDKDVWVMNVVPEDGPNTLKLIYDRGLMGAVHSWCEAFSTYPRTYDLLHAWDIISDIKKRGCSAEDLLLEMDRILRPSGFILIRDKQSVVDLVKKYLKALHWEAVDTKATSDSDQDSDNVILIVQKKLWLTSESLRDLE comes from the exons ATGAGGGGAAGATCAGAGGGAGGGAACAAGAAGAAGCCAGTGATTGTTCTCGTCTGCGTTGCTGCCCTACTCCTTGTTTTTGTCTACCTCTTCTTTGGCTCCTCCACCCATGCTATTGAGTACGGCAGGAAACTTGGTTTGTCTACTGTTGATAGTGATGATGCTACCAAGAAGGGCGACACTTCCACCTCCTTTTATGTTGACGATGATGATCCCAACGGTTTCACTCCAAGAAGCTTCCCT GTGTGTGATGATCGGCACTCGGAGCTTATCCCTTGCTTAGACAGGAACCTCATTTACCAAATGAGACTGAAGCTTGACTTGTCTCTGATGGAGCATTACGAACGCCACTGTCCTCCTCCCGAGAGGCGTTTCAACTGCTTGATTCCTCCTCCTCCAGGTTATAag gTTCCGATCAAGTGGCCGAAAAGCAGAGACGAAGTCTGGAAAGTGAACATTCCTCACACTCACCTTGCTCATGAGAAGTCTGACCAGAACTGGATGGTTGTCAAAGGAGACAAAATCAATTTCCCTGGCGGTGGCACTCATTTTCACTACGGTGCTGATAAGTATATTGCATCCATGGCCAAT ATGCTTAACTTTCCCAACAACGTTTTGAACAACGGAGGAAGACTTAGGACGTTTCTTGATGTCGGCTGCGGTGTTGCAAGTTTCGGTGGGTACCTTCTTGCCTCAGATATAATAACCATGTCCTTGGCACCAAACGATGTGCATCAGAACCAAATCCAGTTTGCTCTCGAGAGAGGCATTCCTGCATACCTCGGCGTTTTGGGAACAAAGAGGCTCCCATACCCGAGCAGATCCTTCGAGCTTGCGCATTGTTCGCGGTGCAGAATCGACTGGCTTCAGAGAGACGGTATCCTTCTTCTCGAGCTAGACAGGGTGCTTAGACCTGGCGGCTATTTTGCGTATTCGTCTCCTGAAGCGTACGCGCAAGACGAGGAGGATCTCAGGATTTGGAGAGAGATGAGTGCTCTTGTGGGGCGTATGTGTTGGACCATAGCTGCTAAAAGGAACCAGACTGTGATCTGGCAGAAACCGATGACTAACGATTGTTATCAGGAGAGAGAGCCTGGAACTCAGCCTCCTCTTTGCAACTCTGACAGTGACCCTGATGCTGTCTATGGTGTCAACATGGAAGCTTGCATTACTCAATACAGTGAAC ATGACCACAAAACCAAGGGAAGTGGATTGTCTCCATGGCCAGCTAGATTAACTTCTCCTCCACCTAGGCTTGCTGATTTTGGATATTCCACTGACATGTTTGAGAAGGATACG GAAACTTGGAAGCATAGGGTAGATGCTTACTGGGATCTCTTGAGTCCTGCAATTCAATCAGACACTGTGAGGAACATAATGGACATGAAAGCAAGCATGGGTTCCTTTGCTGCCGCTCTGAATGACAAAGATGTTTGGGTTATGAATGTTGTTCCTGAAGACGGACCCAACACGCTTAAACTTATATACGACAGAGGCCTGATGGGTGCTGTTCATAGCTG GTGTGAAGCGTTCTCAACGTACCCTAGGACATATGATTTACTCCATGCTTGGGACATCATTTCCGATATCAAGAAGAGAGGTTGCAGCGCAGAGGATTTGCTGTTGGAGATGGATCGTATACTTCGCCCGAGCGGGTTCATACTCATAAGGGACAAACAGTCCGTAGTTGATCTTGTCAAGAAGTATCTCAAGGCTTTGCATTGGGAAGCAGTTGATACCAAGGCAACCTCCGATTCGGACCAAGACTCGGACAATGTCATACTCATTGTCCAGAAGAAGCTCTGGTTGACTAGTGAGAGCCTCAGAGACCTGGAGTGA